The following proteins are encoded in a genomic region of Paenibacillus sp. FSL R7-0273:
- a CDS encoding AAA family ATPase — MSTDQIATYSKTINLKQKVDSLVNLRHYTINSIEPIVADINSDKFPSEATLNDALKALSNLSIKQKDLLDYLSINDEQQIVTLQDIDKILKEIELNEQIFETVENMKQSISKFINLQCVNEDFIEEIKQQQATAKELLESYSSNEMLIELGEKYDLAIKIAFKLIIPDANHYSRITKEIGLATSYALRKGLFSIPAAKDLVAASAEIFPTINPFNSDSNDPLTLVLNEDSHVQLKDDLLFTGEYKIVYSGKKLQRFSASKFEQDLKRISSRRGPSSFLLTYINNYGILGEDELPLFISDTSSSSEEKLNYFRMILQGLCQKGYLTSCTVSLDSDNNFVFYTLSPIGIDAFQKETSRKQLLLYSSLRPIYRQAGEELWSLEDYESPFLIARQLSMINQAQGLLEKALKSNFILDDWRTLTPIPHRDLEFRKSGIRVVLIAPFSNFESSKNELNYIEQILQMKTDCIPIIWTSSRIAGCTWAQALSGTSHSVYFLTNDDNILFLGDKEGLDCFSLIFDQINLIAEKRAQEVGIVDTFDATVTVTSQISSVKEQEETNHFLEDEELNSILDNIEKPEMVNLVRQEDEMPNEDTNLSKSEETSAELMPYIENGDLQSVIEKALLMVTENKFAEAMILLHSVANFSPEAKILKDKISFILEDPLCKYEDLFTLSDTPVNLSVKNVDTVNDYLNIAMWLRIFFNPDNPNDHRLKSRWGQISSDYSNPVLQNCPALKQLISHFWLFLERHHTGFKFCTSGTARIQMELTNKLNQTNQQLIEALSIFNTRNIKAKIGHRKAHQLVLEFYGNNGLMTEKVREAPSMPLDELRAFCQQFTVIDLLSNTPFLNTNPDDKKLEEFIDKYWDTMDFKSNFGKNVSFLGKERDHQRSWLREAVTPLINHYIYRFNAEKQGMMDLVSPEAVNKYRNTASELMLEVLQQLSQYKQDDLGDPGFSFLCVVIKQLQDSLNEDIEQESYFYENLLLTGEIELDNHYLPVLDNWMYELPHVAGFRLWERAIRHCDDHNYTWQDAALNALRDYDMGRYDLIIRRFSQEISFDESAVNSTRKKAPSQITRYKEEFMTSVEIAQNYGQISSKGIMDNYFRLAIAAEQHAEKMSNCGFYNRLLDACNKQIKQDSKERMEATQARLEELKHNILQAAEKNSENIDTEVIFKSWPILDKIDQMLEKRNMTVAEDYIQLANNGYGQKDIPSIQKYASDPFSLFYERYQSLYTACNTNKSVDLNRIYEKEIKSSFFANQRNRNTVNADEFIRLWSKLSNTENIQSIIKHLSFHEIKKVTSGKNKELFIFPEAIDGTLGQYSHPFAAFGTQAFQKGLRVIHMAGTRSAENILDEMIQYGASGAASTIVLLDYALPLAERTLLAKSIKLRGIPEIILVVDRVMALFLAGYNQLERGNVMLQIALPSSNVQPYIPNGIIPPEMFIGRTDELNRIRNLTGPVLVYGGRQLGKTALLRQAKNLDHHPEKGSYAVFIDLKQDNCHTAPKKISEELVFSNILDREYSTWEELKTALKIRLNSKEKPIHKLLLLLDEADRFLSSCEQDNNRPLEILKELKDSFNDQFKFVLAGLRDVVRFNKRRLSGNSVLAHMGHITIRPLAYTDACDLLQKPLQYLGFRIDETDDYMISLILAKTNYYPGLIHFYCQKLIEATVDSYRNGSYNENSAPPYLLDEKHLKTLLGQSEFLEMIEDRFRITLQLDKDDLYDILANAMAYYYYSEGIGKAAAVKDIMNVCKDFEIKKICRMSEDNLKALLEEMDELNILRQEQMGSEKYIFNRYSFFQMLGSFENVWEQLEKYAEQGVQ; from the coding sequence TTGTCTACTGATCAAATCGCTACATATTCTAAAACCATAAATTTAAAACAAAAAGTAGATTCATTAGTTAATTTACGACATTATACAATTAACAGCATTGAGCCAATAGTTGCAGATATAAATAGTGATAAATTCCCCTCTGAAGCCACTCTCAATGATGCGCTTAAAGCACTTTCCAATCTCTCGATTAAGCAAAAAGATTTACTTGATTATTTATCGATTAACGATGAACAACAGATAGTCACTCTACAAGATATTGATAAAATCTTAAAAGAAATCGAACTCAATGAACAAATTTTTGAAACAGTTGAAAACATGAAACAAAGTATCTCTAAATTCATTAATTTACAATGTGTTAATGAAGACTTTATAGAAGAAATCAAGCAACAGCAAGCAACTGCTAAAGAGTTGCTTGAAAGTTACTCATCAAATGAAATGCTTATTGAATTAGGGGAAAAATATGATTTGGCCATAAAGATTGCCTTCAAACTGATCATTCCTGATGCTAATCATTATAGCCGAATAACAAAAGAAATTGGACTTGCTACAAGCTATGCATTGAGAAAAGGGTTATTCAGTATTCCAGCTGCAAAAGACTTAGTTGCTGCCTCAGCTGAGATTTTTCCAACCATTAATCCTTTTAATAGCGATTCAAATGATCCACTTACACTTGTTTTGAATGAGGATAGCCATGTCCAACTAAAAGATGATCTTCTCTTTACTGGTGAATATAAAATCGTCTACTCCGGGAAAAAATTACAGAGATTTTCAGCAAGCAAATTTGAACAGGATTTAAAGCGAATTTCTTCTCGTCGGGGTCCTTCTTCATTTCTTTTAACCTACATAAATAATTATGGAATATTAGGGGAAGATGAGTTACCACTATTCATTTCAGACACTTCTTCATCTTCTGAAGAGAAACTCAATTACTTTCGAATGATACTACAAGGTTTATGCCAGAAAGGATATCTAACTTCTTGTACAGTTAGTTTAGACAGTGATAACAACTTTGTCTTTTATACTCTTAGTCCTATTGGTATTGATGCATTTCAAAAAGAAACTAGCCGTAAGCAGTTACTGTTATATTCATCACTTAGACCTATTTATCGACAAGCCGGGGAAGAACTTTGGAGTTTAGAAGATTACGAAAGCCCATTTTTAATTGCACGTCAACTGAGCATGATAAATCAAGCACAGGGACTATTAGAAAAAGCATTAAAATCAAACTTTATTCTAGATGATTGGAGAACTCTCACCCCTATCCCACATAGAGATCTTGAGTTTAGAAAGTCAGGAATTCGTGTAGTACTTATAGCACCATTCTCCAATTTTGAAAGTTCAAAAAATGAGTTAAACTACATAGAGCAGATCCTTCAAATGAAAACAGATTGTATTCCAATTATTTGGACGTCCTCTCGTATAGCTGGCTGCACTTGGGCCCAAGCTTTATCAGGGACTAGCCATTCAGTATATTTCCTCACAAACGATGATAATATACTATTTTTAGGTGATAAAGAGGGTTTAGATTGCTTCTCATTAATTTTTGATCAAATAAACCTAATTGCGGAGAAAAGGGCCCAGGAAGTGGGAATTGTGGATACCTTCGATGCTACCGTCACAGTTACAAGTCAAATTTCTAGTGTTAAAGAACAAGAGGAAACAAATCATTTCCTTGAAGACGAAGAACTTAATTCTATATTAGATAATATTGAAAAACCTGAAATGGTTAATTTAGTCAGACAAGAAGATGAAATGCCAAATGAAGATACTAATCTGTCTAAGAGCGAGGAAACATCAGCTGAACTTATGCCATATATTGAGAATGGAGACTTACAATCAGTTATTGAAAAAGCCTTACTTATGGTTACCGAGAACAAATTTGCAGAAGCCATGATATTGCTTCATTCTGTAGCCAATTTCTCACCTGAAGCAAAAATATTAAAGGACAAGATCTCTTTTATTCTGGAGGATCCTTTATGCAAATATGAAGATTTATTCACATTAAGCGACACTCCAGTCAATCTTTCTGTGAAAAATGTTGATACAGTTAATGATTACTTGAATATTGCAATGTGGCTACGTATTTTTTTCAATCCTGATAATCCTAATGACCATCGCTTAAAATCACGTTGGGGACAAATCAGTAGTGATTATTCCAATCCTGTTTTGCAAAACTGTCCTGCTCTAAAACAGCTAATTAGTCACTTTTGGTTGTTCCTAGAGCGCCATCATACTGGGTTCAAGTTCTGCACCTCAGGAACTGCACGCATTCAAATGGAACTAACTAATAAACTTAATCAAACCAATCAACAGCTCATAGAAGCTCTTAGTATCTTTAATACTCGTAACATCAAGGCCAAGATTGGCCATAGAAAAGCTCATCAGCTGGTTTTAGAGTTCTACGGAAATAATGGATTAATGACGGAGAAAGTACGAGAAGCCCCTTCAATGCCTTTGGATGAATTAAGAGCCTTCTGTCAGCAGTTTACTGTTATAGATTTATTGTCTAACACTCCTTTTCTAAATACCAATCCCGATGATAAAAAACTAGAAGAATTCATTGATAAATATTGGGACACGATGGATTTCAAATCTAACTTCGGAAAAAATGTTTCCTTTTTAGGGAAGGAGCGTGATCATCAACGTAGTTGGCTTCGTGAAGCTGTTACCCCATTGATAAATCACTATATTTACCGGTTTAACGCAGAAAAGCAAGGTATGATGGATTTAGTTAGCCCAGAGGCTGTCAATAAATACCGTAATACAGCAAGTGAACTTATGTTGGAGGTTTTACAGCAACTTTCTCAATACAAACAAGATGATCTTGGAGATCCAGGTTTTTCATTTCTTTGTGTAGTAATTAAACAACTTCAAGATTCTCTAAATGAAGATATTGAACAGGAATCATACTTCTACGAAAATTTACTTCTCACGGGGGAAATTGAACTTGATAATCATTACTTACCAGTACTAGATAATTGGATGTACGAGTTGCCCCACGTTGCAGGTTTTCGTTTATGGGAAAGAGCAATTCGCCATTGCGATGACCATAACTATACATGGCAAGATGCGGCGTTAAACGCACTTCGTGATTATGATATGGGTAGATATGATTTAATTATCCGTAGGTTCAGTCAGGAAATTTCTTTTGATGAATCAGCTGTGAATAGTACCCGTAAAAAAGCACCCTCTCAGATAACTCGTTACAAAGAAGAATTTATGACCAGCGTGGAAATTGCACAGAACTATGGACAAATTTCTAGCAAGGGAATTATGGACAATTACTTCCGCCTTGCTATTGCAGCGGAACAGCATGCAGAAAAGATGAGTAATTGTGGATTTTATAACAGACTTCTTGACGCTTGCAACAAACAGATAAAACAGGATTCTAAGGAACGTATGGAAGCAACACAAGCTAGGCTGGAGGAACTTAAGCACAATATTCTTCAAGCCGCAGAAAAAAATTCGGAAAATATAGATACAGAAGTAATATTTAAGAGTTGGCCTATTCTTGATAAAATCGATCAAATGCTTGAGAAACGTAATATGACGGTTGCAGAGGACTATATCCAATTAGCAAACAATGGTTATGGACAGAAAGATATACCGTCAATTCAAAAGTATGCTTCCGATCCGTTTAGCCTTTTCTACGAACGCTACCAAAGTCTTTATACTGCTTGTAATACGAACAAGAGTGTTGATTTAAATCGTATTTATGAAAAAGAGATTAAGTCAAGCTTCTTTGCAAATCAACGTAACCGCAACACAGTAAATGCTGATGAATTTATTCGCTTATGGTCGAAACTCTCTAATACTGAGAATATTCAGTCTATAATAAAACATTTGTCATTCCATGAAATCAAAAAAGTTACATCGGGGAAAAATAAAGAACTTTTTATTTTTCCTGAAGCCATTGATGGTACCCTTGGTCAGTACAGTCATCCTTTTGCTGCTTTTGGAACACAAGCTTTTCAAAAAGGTTTACGTGTTATTCACATGGCTGGAACTAGATCAGCTGAGAATATATTAGACGAAATGATACAGTATGGAGCTAGTGGAGCAGCTTCGACAATAGTTCTGTTAGATTATGCACTACCACTTGCAGAACGTACGCTTCTTGCCAAATCCATTAAACTTAGAGGAATTCCGGAAATCATCTTGGTTGTTGATCGTGTAATGGCACTTTTTCTTGCTGGATATAACCAACTAGAACGGGGTAATGTAATGTTACAGATTGCACTTCCTTCCAGCAATGTCCAACCTTATATTCCCAATGGAATTATTCCTCCTGAAATGTTTATTGGGCGAACAGATGAACTTAATAGAATTCGAAACCTAACAGGACCTGTATTGGTATATGGTGGTAGACAACTTGGAAAAACAGCTTTACTCCGTCAAGCTAAAAACCTTGATCACCATCCTGAAAAAGGAAGTTATGCTGTTTTTATTGATCTCAAACAGGATAATTGCCATACCGCTCCAAAAAAAATTAGTGAAGAACTTGTTTTTTCTAACATTTTAGACCGGGAATACTCAACTTGGGAAGAATTAAAAACAGCTCTGAAAATCCGTCTTAATAGTAAAGAAAAACCAATTCATAAGCTGTTATTATTACTAGATGAAGCAGATAGATTTCTCTCAAGTTGTGAACAGGACAATAATCGACCACTTGAGATCCTTAAGGAACTTAAAGATTCTTTTAATGATCAATTTAAATTTGTGTTAGCTGGACTTCGCGACGTTGTTCGTTTTAACAAGCGTCGTTTAAGCGGTAATAGTGTTCTAGCACACATGGGGCATATCACAATACGTCCTCTTGCATATACTGATGCCTGTGATCTGTTACAAAAACCTTTACAATACTTAGGTTTCCGTATTGATGAAACCGATGATTACATGATCAGCCTAATTTTGGCTAAAACTAATTACTATCCTGGACTAATTCATTTTTACTGTCAAAAACTGATTGAAGCTACCGTCGACAGTTACAGAAATGGGAGTTACAATGAAAATTCTGCTCCTCCATATTTACTTGACGAGAAGCATCTGAAAACACTTTTGGGACAATCGGAATTTTTGGAAATGATTGAGGATAGATTCCGTATTACTCTGCAATTGGATAAAGATGATCTTTATGATATCTTGGCAAATGCAATGGCATATTACTATTACTCTGAAGGTATAGGTAAAGCCGCCGCAGTAAAGGACATTATGAATGTTTGCAAAGATTTTGAAATCAAGAAAATTTGTCGTATGTCTGAAGACAATTTAAAGGCTCTTCTTGAAGAAATGGATGAACTTAATATTCTTAGACAAGAGCAAATGGGCTCAGAAAAATATATATTCAATCGGTATAGCTTCTTTCAAATGCTAGGAAGTTTTGAAAACGTATGGGAACAATTAGAAAAATATGCCGAACAAGGAGTACAATAA